The DNA sequence ACATTCTTGGTTcaaaatagaaaggaaataaCTCACGAGAAAACTTAATACTGAATTTTTAATGTGAATGCACgcatttttttattgatcattGCCGTGAAGGATATTCAAAGAATTAAGTTGCAGTGTATGCTCTCATGGTAAAATTACTCTAACTACATGCTAATCCTAATAggcttattttggaaaaaaaaaaaaaaaaaatgaacaattgGCAGGTAACTGAGCTCAAATGTGGTGGAGTTGTGGTAGCCTGTACGTTTGATCATCGGATAGCAGATGCATATTCTACCAATATGTTCTTAGTTTCATGGGCTGAGATCGCTCAATGCAAGCCATTATCCGTAATACCGTCTTTCCGGCGCTCTCTCCTCAACCCTCGACATCCAGGATCCTATGATCCGTCCATTGACAACATGTACATCCCCTACTCAGCCTTACCTCCTCCCAGAGCTCAGCAGCGCCAAGCTGATCCTCTCATAAGCCGCCTTTTCTATGTCATGGCTGAACAGATCATTCTACTCCAAACACTAGCCACCAGCAAGGGTAGCTCCTACAGGAGGACTAAACTAGAGTCTCTCACTGCATATCTGTGGAAGATGGTGGCCAAAAGTGCTGCAGTGGTAGGAAATTCAAACAAACAGATATCCAAGATGGGCATTGTGGTGGACGGAAGACAGAGGTTAAGCATTGGAGACGAGGATAAAGAAACAGCCATGGCCTCTTACTTTGGAAATGTGCTGTCCATCGCCATTGGTGAGAAGACAATACATGAGTTGAAAGAGAAACCATTGAGTTGGGTGGCAGATGCGGTTCATGACTATCTGGAAGGGGCAGCGACAAAGGAGCTTTTCTTGGGGCTGATAGATTGGGTGGAGGCTCACCGGCCAGAACCGGCTTTAACAAAGATATACTGCAGTAGCAGTAGCGATGAACCAGCATTCGTGATGTCATCAGGGCAGAGATTCCCGGTGTCAAAGGTGGATTTCGGGTGGGGTAGGCCGGCTCTGGGATCATACCATTTTCCATGGGGAGGGGAAACTGGGTACGTGATGCCAATGCCAAGTCCGGCCAGAGATGGTGACTGGGTGGTGTACATGCACCTCTTGAAAGGCCAGATGGATTTGATTGAGAAGGAAGCTGCTCATATTTTTAGGCCTTTAGCATCTGAGTATCTTAAATTATAGATCATATACCTGCCCTCTGTTAGCAATATACATGAAAGTTCCAAGTGGTTTATGTGTATGTTACGCATGTGTGTAGGTAGATGTGGTTAAGAAAGTTTGAATGATGTATATGAGAATGACTACAAAGACCAAGAGTGGTACGAAGGAATGAAAATATTCGTCTTAATTTTGTTGTATATATTGTCGCATAAACCCCAACGGCGGGGACTCCTTGaaatggataaataaataaatagaaggcTGCAGAAAGGATCTGAGATACATTAATTTCCATACCAAACCCTAGGTTTCTTCCAAGATCACCAAATGAGATGCGTTCAAAGATCCTTGGAAAAGTAGCTAATAAATTTGTGGCTTCTCTCGGTCATGACTCATGAGAGGTTAGATGGCTTCTAATTGTGGTACATATTTTGGTTGCATATATAGCTCATCAATTCAGTGGCGCACGAACTGAATGAAAGTGAAATTTGAAAGCGATGCCATTTTCCAATTGCAGTTGTCTTAATTTCCTGAAAATGATTGATGGGTTATTTTAGAAGTTAATTGGGAATTTCTTggaaattatgtttggttctcaaaaaatactaaagaaagaaaaaaatgcaaaaaaaaaaaattattttttcatttttagttgtcctataaaaaatataaaagaaaatcaaatataattaaaactaattaaaaatttatgtatttttaaattattcaatctttatattgatgagttaaaataaataaaatgagtttgaagtaaaataaaaaaaaaaaattatcgacttttaatctattttttattttccttcactttttttttccattatattttctttctcttgcattttccctaaaatttcctggaaccaaacataacttaaaattatttgattcaaTCAAATGGTACATAATTGATAACTTCAACACCATTGCATACTCCATGACGGGTTTCACTTCCTATTTGAGTTTGGAAGAGGAGTTCATTGACAGAAAATATCTGGAAAACTACACAGCATAATATACATACCTATGCTAGACACGAaggtatatatatttaattgatcTCTGGAAATTTCTGCAAAGAGACGAGTTCAAAGACAGAAAATCTCTGGAAAACACCCCTGCATGACATGAGAAAGAGACACTTTACCATTTTACGTATTTAATTGATCGATTGAATATTGACCCCCTGATACCTGATACCCATACCTagtatgaaatttcaaattaattctgTCTTTAATTGCAATGATCCTACCAAAGAACGCAAGCATGGGCCATACCAGACTGATACTTAATTACAAAGGTTGTGTGGTGGTGTACAACGTACTCTATAGTCCATGTGTGGAACTGGGTCACTCTTTCTTCCTCCACGACAGTGGAACTGATAAGGTTTGGTAATTGAGATATTGGTATCAATGGAAGTATGACAGTGACTTATAGGTAGCCTAGATATTTCTATATAATTGATAGTGTGCCAACCCTGAATGAATCAATGCATCTCTCTTGTATAGGAAAGGCATCCATGCCTTTGTTGAAAATGTTGGATTGTTTGAAAAATCGTTCGTTTTAAGTCTTATCACATCTTTGAAATGATGGGCAGCCAATAGTTACAAGCTTCAGAAAAGAAAACGGATCCTTGACATATCTTAACTGAAACAACAACTACTATAATGTTATCCAGAtatatcttaattaatttggaGGGTTTTGACCTTTCAAATGTTATTTAATTTCTGCTGCATGCATCAACAATTTATCCACATTAATTTGACATTCAAGTTGCTGGGTTGGTGGAAACATTGACATATGAACGCCCGATAAATTGCTGGGTTTGTTGAAAGAATTGGCATTTTTCATGGTTTAATTGTTTGAATAACTAGCTAGTTATTTCTCCATGGTGGGAATGTGGAAAACTAGCTAGTTATTGTCTTGTGAAAAACTAtgacaaagaataataatagggatataaaaataagataatgaaaatagaaaatatcttAAGTATATAATTATTTACTTGATTTAGCCTAAAACTTATATCTATAGGCGATAGTAAAAAAGAACttccattattattaaaagatattacTACTCTAGAGTTCCTTTAATCCCGAAGTCTCAATTATATCCAAAAAAAAGTAGGCTTTCTCTCAGCTAAAatttctttctatatatattcctaATTACATAGCAATATTTCTTATAGAaaactaattatataattatcaaaaatatttatttctaaaagaatATATTGCTATTAGATATTTCCTTAATGACAATAGGGAAATTCAATGACTTACCTATTGACTGAAATCAATGACTTAATGCATATATcctataaagaaaatatcaatgacTTACCTATTGACTGAAATCAAAATGTGAGACATTTTTCAACAATGTTCACATTGGCTCAAAATTAATAAGCTTTGAATAAACTCGAAAGTCATTTATGTTACAATACCCTTAAGGGACCTTAAAATACTACCAACACcaattaagtttaaataatatatgaacttaattaaatgtaaaaatgaGTATAGTCATATCATATTTGATGGATTATCCATTATAAGAATCTTTTTCACTACAATAACACCCTATGTAATCACATTCTTAATAAAATGCATTCTAACATCAGtatatttaatattcttatGGAACATCTAATTTTTAGCTAGTTCAAAGTATGGCACTTCGGCTATCACAATACCCAATAGAAAACTCTTTTCTAAGCTTAAATTGTCAATCAAACCCTTGAGCCAAACATGAAAATCCATCATCacttccaagaaaaaaaatatccccATTATAGAAGAAGAGCCATTAAAAGACTTTCATAATATAAGTCATGTTAAACAAAAATCCAACTTATATAAATGGATTTAAATTCAATCTTGTCATACTAAAGACCCCAAATTGATTTGATGAAATAATAAGGTTGATAAATTAAGGATGTAAGGTAGCTGGGGTGGGTGGTTGCTTTTAACCATGGAACTGATCTATCAATTGTTATAGGTGTCATATTCCTAGCTAacttaactaaattaatttgattcattatataatATTGTGAAAACTTTTGACTTTATATGAATTGATATTTTcctctcttttattttccataGTAAGCTAGCTAGTAGCCTTATCAGGCCTACCCTTTTATATCGATTGACAACGTCTTACCGCTATCCCATTAGGAGCTACAACTTGATGCATACGCGGATATTTCACGTGACGATgattaaattttaatcattacAAAGTAATTAACTCGTGTTAGATTCTCATTAAGGATGATCACCTCCATTGCACTAGAGTTaagtttgatttataaaaaaatttaattatcataattttaataacaCTATGATTAagtttaatttacaaaaaaaaacttaattagaATCAAGTTTAAGCTTTATTTTCAAAGGACTTATTATAGTGACTTGATATCTactatatttgaattttatttaaaaaaaattcagtaagattaagtttctattttatttataacaaatttaattaaaatcaagttTCTTAATTAGAATGTTGATCTAAATATTGGTTTGTAAAACTCaaggagaataaaaaaattgaagatttagagttcgtttgatagtaattttatgaaatatttttcaatattttcaaaatcggACCGATCATTAAACTGAAAAAATTATCGATTCACGATTCAATTGTTAGACCAGTAGTCAAATCGCGATCGAATCAATAacgtcataaatataaaatttatattttataaaatttaaaatatatcattattgtttttaataatattttatttttaaaatttgatataccaaattaaattataaatataaatatgaatatattaatatattgaataaaacatgtaaatatttaagtataaagatatatttaagatgaaagaaaaaatagaatatttaatttttctatgtattttattattttaaaattttaaaattattatattaattaattatagtattttcatacttattataaaaataaaattgaatataaataactaaatatttatatttgtttaaatgttttatatgataaaattttaaaaagaggattcatataaaaattttcaatattatatatcaaaagggTTACCCACCATAGTGGCTTACTGCCTTATTTGAGAGAATCCCACATCCAAGACTCATGGTTTATAGCAGCAGTATATATACAAGTACGTGTACTCTTCAAGTCTTCGACAGCAGTCCAAACAAAAAACGGGTTCACCTACTGGTTGGACCGGTTAggttcacttttaaaaataatagtatttttaatatttctaatacttgaaaattactaaaatcaattttcaaaaacaacaccAAACAAACTTTTTGCTAGTAAGAACTTACTATTTGATCTCATCTTTACAATCGAGCTTTTAGTAGAGATTTTTGTTGCCGACATCATCAATATTCGAAGAaatattgatgatattttaatcaaataccAGTAATATTTCCCAACATTTTAAACCTcacctaaaaattttatttttggttgaatGAAAAATCTTGCACGCACAGAGTCAAAAAAGGCAAGTTCTTTGTTGCTCGTGAAACTGAAATTTTTATACGTAGACAATACAATCTTTCCACAAGGCTTGTGAGTTCTAACACCTTCAAAGTAGGAAACACGTCTAGCAATGGGCAGTGAGTCAATGACTCATGTCAACACGCCCAGCAATGGGCAGTGAGTCAATGACAAATGTCAGagattaaaatatttggatatATTACTGATATATCCAATATCCATGGATACCGACACAAAATTCGGGAAGATATATCCATCAActaatatttttggatattttatcgatttttcattgatttttcgattttttattattaaataaataaattataattattttatttttatattttatttaatttatttccaaaaatataaaaagataattttcttaataggtcttttttatataatctatatatttattaaatataataaatataaacattaaaaaattatacatatattattatttatttgatatcattgaacacatttaaattaaaatggatcataattttaatagtaaatatattttaaaattagacatattatcataataatattgtaaaataatctataatgcaacttaataataaatgtatatttataaagtttaaaaaaaataactttaaaatatctatttttatttcttatataattttttagaattttttaatttttttattaatttttacgtcatcatcgatattttgtgtcaaaatattcgTTGACATATCTTCGACATATCCATATAATTAAAGTATCGATTTATCCgtaattactgatattttcatcttttatgcCAATGACACAAAAAAACTTCGCTCTCATGTCACCAAAGTCTTTCCATCACAAGCCAAAGTGGATCTACGCATAGAGATCTCTTTGGTTGCTTCCTAGTCGTCGATAAATCCACCACTCCTCATCCCCTCTACAAACCATTCCCATTTTtccgtttctctctctctcttagcTGAAAACCATGGGTGGTGGAGGAGACTTCACTGTAATTGTGACCAGGAAAGAGGTTGTAGCAGGAGGGCTGCCAATGCTCCTGCATTTGCTGCCCCTATCTAACCTTGATTTGGTTATGCCTCCTGTATATGTGAGCGTGTTTTTCTGTTACAAAAAAACCCATCAGAGTGTTAATGGAGGTGATGGCTTCACCTTTGGGTCCATGGTTGGGGTTCTGAAGAAAGCCGTGGTCCAAGCACTGTCCCCTACCATGCTTTGCAGGGGTTATTATTActatagtattattattattgagttCTAATAACAGGATTTGTAATACCTAGATTAATATAAGGTTGGATGGCTAAGTGAGCATGCCTTATATAAAAGTGGATGGGGTATACTTGTACTCTTTCATGTAAGAATTGCCAAATGAAGAGATTGTGAGTGCTTTAGTTAAGTTGgtaattcaaaatcaaaaactCCTAAGCATACTCCTAACATGGATCTTCCAAGTCCTTCCTCGAACTACTTGCCTTTTGAAGATCAATGTGCTTAAAACACTTAAGAGGTTAAGGTAGTGGAGATAGTGAATGGATGAAATCAAatcaaccaaaattttcaaattaataaaatcttttaaaaaaactttgagATACTTGGGCATGTAGTTTTATTCTTCTATGTATGCCTTGTTTCAAGATTGATCTAATTTTATGTAGGATCAATCCATGTTTTGTTGGATCATATTTTTAACCATTGGATTAAGGGCTCTCTTTCCCTATataaacccaaaattttcatttcaaggttgtAGAACACTAACAATTGTCTGTCACACTCCCCGGAGCTCTCTCCAATCCAAACCGAGAGTATTTAGTCTCCAAGAAAATTCCCCTCactttgatttataaattaatttttcaattagatttccttaaaaattggttgattcatttctttcattcatCTCTCATGTTCTCATTGGTTTGCATTTAAATGAAAacttattttcttcttaattaaGGTTTAagaaaatgttgagatcaacCTTAGTATGAAGTTCAAGTATGCCCTAGAAGAAGAAAACATGTAGCTGAAATGAAAAGGTGTTGGTCAAGTAGTTCATGAAGGATTGGACTTATGCTAGGTAAATCCTTAGATTTGGTTGGTTGTTTTTCATAGTGGATGCATTTGATCACTTGTAGGCTCATGGGTTTTTATCTCTTTTGAagatttttcatgttaaaatctAGTGttatcctctctctctctctctctctctctctctctctatatatatatatatatatatatatatatagtgctCACTATAACACTTGTTAACCAAGTGAAATttaagttatatattttattataaaattataaaatatgaaataaaggataacaaatgtaaaattaattaaaattaaataattaacttaatatAGAGATTGGCTTCATGATTCTGCAAATGCCACGAGTTGTTTTACGCTCAAACATTATGTAAGATGTGTCACTTTATCACTGTATAGGGCCACTTTGGGTCGTTATTATCATTTCGTTATGTAGAAAAgttgggaaaaataaaaaggtaacaTCATTTATGATTGCAAGAACTACTGACCTAATTTGTATCAAAATCGGAATTGTGTATTCAAAAacttttcccttcatttctatatTGATCATGTTGGGTGTCGAGGGAGTAAATTCTGATCAAATGGATGAACCGACAATAATAAATTGATACAACTCTTTaactttcataaattaaataaaagttattaagTGGCAGTTCAAGGTGCTACATTAATACATTTACGTGCAGACATATATGTGTCAGCCATATTGCTAATTAACTTCGGTGAGGGAAGTCAGCTAATTTAAGATAATCGGATGTTAAAGGCCTAAAGATATGAGCTCCCTGATTCTCAATCAACTCTATCTGGTCATTCAGCAGATGCATGTACACCACCCAGTCGCCATCTCTTGCCGGACTCGGCATTGGCATCACGTACCCAGCATCCCCACCCCATGGAAAATGGTATGACCCAAGAGCCGGTCTTCCCCACCCGAAGTCCACCTTTGACGCAGGGAATCTCTGCCCTGATGACACCACAAATGCTGGTCCATCGCTACTGCCACTGCAGTATATTTTTGCTAAAGCCGGCTCTGGACGGTGAGCCTCCACCCAATCTATGAGGCCCAAGAAATGCTCCTTGGTCACTGCCCTTTCTAGGTAGTCGTGCACTGCATCTGCCACCCAACTCAATGGTTGCTCTTTCAGGTCACCAATTATCTTCTCACCAAAGGGAATGGACAGTACATTTCCAAAGTAAGTGGCCATCAGAGCCGTTTTATCTTCATCCCCACTGCTTAACCGCCCTCTTCCATCTACCACAATGCCCATCTTGCATATCTTTTTGTTTGCATTCTCCATGACAGCACTTTTGGCTACCATCTTCCATAAAAATGCACTGAGAGACTCTAGCTTAGTCCTCTTGCGGATTCCGCCGCTGCTGGCTAGTGTTTGGAGCAGACTGAGCTGTTCAGCACTCACATAGTAAAGGCGGCTTATGAGATGGTCAGCACCGGGCTGCGGAGCCTTGGGAGGAGGTAAGGCTGAGATGGGGACGTACATCTCATCGAGGGACGGATGGTAGGAACCTGGACGTCGAGGGTTGAGAAGAGAGCGCCTGAAAGATGGTATTACAGATAATGGCTTGGACTGAGCCATCTCAGCCCATGAAACGAGGAACAAATTGGCAGAATAGGCGTCTGCTATGCGATGATCAAATGTACAACCCACCACAGCTCCGCCACATTTGAGCTCAGTCACCTGTCATTAGTTCATTAGGATTACAATTAATTAGGGTTCACATATGCTAAGAGTTGAAAGAAATAAAGCTTTTTGTATAATGAAAGCGAGTAAGTATGAAAACCCAAGATCGGATTGCAGAAAAGATTTTCGTCCTTGTTTTCCTCTGCCTCATACTACGTTAAACCATAAATACAGTGTTTTAATTTGTGCCTTAGTCAATTTATGTGTCTTCTTATCTGAAATTATGGCCATCAATCTTCAACATCATTTCTTCGAGAATATCAACTTCTTTGATTGAAAATGCTTCAGATGCGTGGATCCATtgcaagaaaaatgaatttcttactagttgtttcttttcttattttggaGTCAACACCCTACGGAAATTAAGTTGGTAAGGGAAGGGGCTAGGTTTGGCATGTCACCTCATTCCATTTATTTGTATCTATTTctatcctataaaaaataaagaaataaagaggaCAGGATACaggcaaggatgaaaatatcggtaatcacggatatatcggtatttcgattttacggatatatcggatatatcggatatatcggagatatatcggtggacattttggaaaaaaatatcagtaaacttaaaattgttaaaaaatcataaaaatgtaaggaaaacatcataataatataattagaagtataatagacattttaaagttattttattgaaaattttgatatatgtataacatgatttatacatatttgataataatatcgtatgcatcgataaaaatatgaattttataagtatacatttattattaaattatacctaatattatgatatttgattataatatgtctaattttaaaatatatattagtattaaaatatgatccatttaattcaattgtattaaacaatataaaataaataatgatatatatataattttttaatatttaattaattattaatgatattaaaaacattatgaagaaaattatataattttatatttttggtaattaattaaaagactttgcatttaattacaaaataattataattaatttgctctttaaaatattcttatattttctttatataatgagtttgagtatatatatatgggtt is a window from the Vitis riparia cultivar Riparia Gloire de Montpellier isolate 1030 chromosome 9, EGFV_Vit.rip_1.0, whole genome shotgun sequence genome containing:
- the LOC117922659 gene encoding shikimate O-hydroxycinnamoyltransferase-like — translated: MGRGGDFTVTVTRKDIVAAVLPILEYWLPLSNLDLLLPPLDVSVFLCYKKPHESVNGGENFTFGSMVRVLKEAMAQALVPYYAFGGEVLSNSLGEPELLCNNHGVDFLEAYADVKLKDLDLYNPDESIEGKLVPKKKHGVLSVQVTELKCGGVVVACTFDHRIADAYSTNMFLVSWAEIAQCKPLSVIPSFRRSLLNPRHPGSYDPSIDNMYIPYSALPPPRAQQRQADPLISRLFYVMAEQIILLQTLATSKGSSYRRTKLESLTAYLWKMVAKSAAVVGNSNKQISKMGIVVDGRQRLSIGDEDKETAMASYFGNVLSIAIGEKTIHELKEKPLSWVADAVHDYLEGAATKELFLGLIDWVEAHRPEPALTKIYCSSSSDEPAFVMSSGQRFPVSKVDFGWGRPALGSYHFPWGGETGYVMPMPSPARDGDWVVYMHLLKGQMDLIEKEAAHIFRPLASEYLKL
- the LOC117921716 gene encoding shikimate O-hydroxycinnamoyltransferase-like, translated to MGGGGDFMVTVSRKEVVAAALPVQEYWLPQSNLDLLLPPVDVGVFFCYKKPHGSGNGGDELRFGSMVRVVKEALAQALVSYYAFAGEVVSNSVGEPELLCNNRGVDFTEAYADVQLQDLNLYNPDDSIEGKLVPKKKNGVLSVQVTELKCGGAVVGCTFDHRIADAYSANLFLVSWAEMAQSKPLSVIPSFRRSLLNPRRPGSYHPSLDEMYVPISALPPPKAPQPGADHLISRLYYVSAEQLSLLQTLASSGGIRKRTKLESLSAFLWKMVAKSAVMENANKKICKMGIVVDGRGRLSSGDEDKTALMATYFGNVLSIPFGEKIIGDLKEQPLSWVADAVHDYLERAVTKEHFLGLIDWVEAHRPEPALAKIYCSGSSDGPAFVVSSGQRFPASKVDFGWGRPALGSYHFPWGGDAGYVMPMPSPARDGDWVVYMHLLNDQIELIENQGAHIFRPLTSDYLKLADFPHRS